In Amycolatopsis jiangsuensis, the following proteins share a genomic window:
- a CDS encoding STAS domain-containing protein, with protein MDIHEQVRTVVVTGSPDTADVPGFADRLAELAGDSAGDVVIDVSRCGAFCSAGVQAVLAFARVAKPAGRRVRLVTGEDLITRVVWASHAGELLELHETLRSAYHAVATGSPVAEHG; from the coding sequence GTGGACATCCACGAGCAGGTGCGCACGGTCGTGGTGACCGGCTCACCGGACACCGCCGACGTGCCCGGCTTCGCCGACCGGCTGGCCGAACTGGCCGGCGACAGCGCGGGGGACGTGGTCATCGACGTGTCCCGCTGCGGCGCGTTCTGCTCAGCCGGGGTACAGGCTGTGCTCGCGTTCGCCCGCGTCGCGAAGCCGGCCGGACGGCGTGTCCGCCTCGTGACCGGTGAGGACCTGATCACCCGCGTGGTGTGGGCCTCGCACGCCGGCGAACTGCTCGAACTGCACGAAACGCTGCGTTCGGCCTACCACGCGGTGGCCACCGGATCTCCCGTCGCCGAACACGGTTGA
- a CDS encoding SDR family NAD(P)-dependent oxidoreductase has translation MTLADTIDTALDRTVVLGYGNVGLRVRRQLPGWPADPPPMPGKVVLVTGAGSGIGQAAAVGFARLGASLRVLGRSDERAAEAADAVRKRVPDADVRPVTCDLSGVADIRAFLSRFTAAEERLDVLVNNAGVMPDEREHSADGVELTFATHVLAPWILIDGLGPLLARSAPSRVINVTSGGQYDQKIPGDDLESENTSYGPKKIYARTKREQLVLTEQWAVRLADQHVHVHAMHPGWADTQGVRGWMPLFRKLTLPIIRDPEEGADTVVWLGGSPEAIESTGRLWHDRRPRPVTYWLGAGADDGLARARLWDHVSALASTRG, from the coding sequence ATGACACTCGCAGACACCATCGACACCGCGCTGGATCGCACCGTCGTGCTCGGCTACGGAAACGTCGGCTTGCGGGTGCGGCGGCAGCTGCCCGGCTGGCCCGCCGATCCGCCGCCGATGCCAGGGAAGGTCGTGCTCGTGACCGGCGCCGGGTCGGGCATCGGACAGGCCGCCGCGGTCGGGTTCGCCCGGCTGGGCGCCTCGCTGCGCGTGCTCGGACGCTCCGACGAGCGGGCCGCGGAAGCCGCCGACGCCGTCCGGAAGCGGGTGCCCGACGCCGACGTCCGGCCGGTGACCTGCGACCTCAGCGGCGTCGCGGACATCCGGGCGTTCCTGAGCCGCTTCACCGCCGCCGAGGAACGCCTGGACGTGCTGGTCAACAACGCGGGCGTGATGCCGGACGAACGTGAGCACTCCGCCGACGGCGTCGAGCTGACCTTCGCCACGCACGTACTGGCGCCGTGGATCCTCATCGACGGATTGGGCCCGCTGCTGGCCCGGTCGGCGCCGTCGCGGGTGATCAACGTGACCTCCGGCGGGCAGTACGACCAGAAGATCCCCGGCGACGACCTCGAATCCGAGAACACCTCCTACGGTCCGAAGAAGATCTACGCCCGGACGAAACGGGAACAGCTCGTGCTGACCGAACAGTGGGCGGTCCGCCTCGCCGACCAGCACGTCCACGTGCACGCGATGCATCCGGGATGGGCCGACACCCAGGGCGTCCGCGGCTGGATGCCGCTGTTCCGGAAGCTGACGCTGCCGATCATCCGCGACCCGGAGGAGGGCGCCGACACCGTGGTGTGGCTCGGCGGTTCGCCGGAGGCGATCGAGAGCACCGGCCGGCTGTGGCACGACCGCCGGCCGCGGCCGGTGACCTACTGGCTCGGTGCGGGCGCGGACGACGGCCTCGCCCGGGCCCGGCTCTGGGACCACGTGTCCGCGCTGGCGAGCACGCGCGGCTGA
- a CDS encoding DUF6292 family protein → MKPEPGHDRAAALRKYVQAVAGLLGVEPGACWSEHSSPSTAYIALAATSRCHPGRLLMVQWSSDAGWCLALEPAGAEAPVVVAQWPRPLSPDPVVVARRVRQVLQATATSTTSAVSKAPASSTVSISDQRIG, encoded by the coding sequence GTGAAGCCGGAACCCGGGCACGACCGGGCGGCGGCCCTGCGGAAGTACGTGCAGGCCGTGGCCGGGTTGCTGGGAGTCGAACCGGGCGCGTGCTGGAGTGAGCACAGCAGTCCGTCCACGGCCTACATCGCACTCGCCGCGACCTCGCGGTGTCACCCGGGGCGACTGCTGATGGTGCAGTGGAGCAGCGACGCCGGCTGGTGCCTCGCGCTCGAACCGGCCGGGGCGGAAGCGCCGGTGGTGGTCGCGCAGTGGCCACGGCCGCTGTCCCCGGATCCGGTCGTGGTGGCCCGCCGCGTCCGGCAGGTGCTGCAGGCGACGGCAACGTCCACGACGTCCGCAGTGTCCAAGGCGCCTGCATCGTCCACAGTGTCCATATCGGACCAGCGCATCGGGTGA
- a CDS encoding thiamine pyrophosphate-requiring protein produces the protein MAETVGDYLLQRLREWGVEQVFGYPGDGINGIVASFGKAGNEPRFVQARHEEMAAFEAVGFAKFSGEVGICMATSGPGAIHLLNGLYDAKLDHVPVVAIVGQTARSAMGGSYQQEVDLQALYKDVAGEYLVEVNVAQQLPNALDRAIRSAQASRGPAALIIPADLQEEEYSPPQHTFKQVPSSTPGTAWPRPVPADGDLDGAAEVLNAGEKVAILVGQGARAGAAEVREVADVTGAGVAKALLGKDVLPDDLPYVTGAIGLLGTRPSYELMRDCDTLLIVGSNFPYSQFLPEFGQARAVQIDLDGRFIGMRYPTEVNLVGDSAATLRALLPKLRRKDERSWRETIEKNVASWWDTVDREADVAAEPVNPMAIVSQLSRRIPDNAIVTADSGSSTNWYARNLRIRGGIRGSLSGTLATMGPGVPYAIGAKFAHPDRPVIALVGDGAMQMNGLAELITIARYRSLWTDPRCVICVFHNNDLNQVTWELRAMGGAPKFEESQSLPDVDYAGFARSLGLTARNVDRPEQLGEAWDAALSADGPSVLDVRCDPEVPPIPPHATFEQMKSAAQAVLKGDPNALHLVAQGVKTKLQEFVPGRREK, from the coding sequence ATGGCTGAGACAGTCGGCGACTACCTGCTGCAGCGGTTGCGGGAGTGGGGTGTCGAGCAGGTCTTCGGGTATCCCGGGGACGGGATCAACGGCATCGTCGCCTCGTTCGGCAAGGCCGGCAACGAGCCACGGTTCGTGCAGGCCCGGCACGAAGAGATGGCGGCGTTCGAGGCAGTCGGTTTCGCGAAGTTCAGCGGCGAGGTCGGGATTTGCATGGCCACTTCCGGGCCGGGGGCGATCCACCTGCTGAACGGGCTCTACGACGCCAAACTCGACCACGTTCCGGTGGTGGCGATCGTCGGCCAGACCGCGCGCAGCGCGATGGGCGGCAGCTACCAGCAGGAAGTGGACCTTCAGGCGCTGTACAAGGACGTCGCCGGCGAGTACCTGGTCGAGGTCAACGTGGCCCAGCAGCTGCCGAACGCGCTCGACCGCGCCATCCGCAGCGCGCAGGCCAGCCGTGGCCCGGCAGCGCTGATCATCCCGGCGGACCTGCAGGAGGAGGAGTACTCGCCGCCGCAGCACACGTTCAAGCAGGTACCGTCGAGCACCCCGGGGACCGCGTGGCCGCGCCCGGTGCCCGCCGACGGCGACCTCGACGGGGCGGCGGAAGTGCTCAACGCGGGCGAGAAGGTCGCGATCCTCGTCGGCCAGGGCGCGCGAGCCGGCGCCGCCGAGGTGCGCGAAGTCGCCGACGTCACCGGCGCCGGCGTGGCGAAGGCGTTGCTGGGCAAGGACGTCCTGCCGGACGATCTGCCGTACGTGACCGGCGCGATCGGGCTGCTGGGCACGCGGCCGAGCTACGAGCTGATGCGGGACTGCGACACCCTGCTCATCGTCGGCTCGAACTTCCCGTACAGCCAGTTCCTGCCCGAGTTCGGACAGGCCCGCGCCGTGCAGATCGACCTCGACGGCCGGTTCATCGGCATGCGCTATCCGACCGAGGTGAACCTCGTCGGCGACAGCGCGGCCACGTTGCGCGCGCTGCTGCCGAAGCTGCGCCGCAAGGACGAGCGGTCGTGGCGGGAGACGATCGAGAAGAACGTCGCGTCCTGGTGGGACACCGTCGACCGGGAAGCCGACGTGGCCGCCGAGCCGGTGAACCCGATGGCGATCGTGTCGCAGCTTTCCCGTCGCATCCCGGACAACGCGATCGTGACCGCGGACTCCGGCTCCTCGACCAACTGGTACGCCAGGAACCTGCGGATCCGCGGGGGGATCCGGGGTTCGCTCTCGGGCACCCTGGCCACCATGGGTCCCGGTGTGCCGTATGCGATCGGGGCGAAGTTCGCGCATCCGGACCGGCCGGTGATCGCGCTCGTCGGCGACGGCGCGATGCAGATGAACGGCCTCGCCGAGCTGATCACCATCGCCCGCTACCGGAGCCTGTGGACCGACCCGCGGTGCGTGATCTGCGTGTTCCACAACAACGACCTCAACCAGGTCACCTGGGAGCTGCGGGCAATGGGCGGCGCCCCGAAGTTCGAGGAGTCCCAGAGCCTGCCCGACGTCGACTACGCCGGGTTCGCCCGGTCCCTCGGCCTGACCGCGCGCAACGTCGACCGGCCCGAGCAGCTCGGCGAGGCCTGGGACGCGGCGCTCTCCGCGGACGGGCCTTCGGTGCTGGACGTGCGCTGTGACCCGGAGGTGCCGCCGATCCCGCCGCACGCGACGTTCGAGCAGATGAAGTCCGCGGCACAGGCGGTGCTGAAGGGCGACCCGAACGCACTGCACCTGGTGGCCCAGGGTGTGAAGACCAAGCTCCAGGAGTTCGTCCCCGGGCGGCGGGAGAAGTGA
- a CDS encoding enolase C-terminal domain-like protein, with amino-acid sequence MTQRSPVLDRVTADAYRVPTPAPEGDGTLAWDSTTIIVTQVAAGPVTGLGWTYADASCVPLIEGKLAPVVTGRPLADVPGCWTAMQRAIRNLGRPGLVSCALSAIDIALWDAAARWLELPVSRLLGRVYERVALYGSGGFTTMPDDEFSLQLRQWVHEQDIPRVKIKIGESWGTEVERDLARIRLARQVVGEDADLYVDANGAYSVGQAARLLEPLRELGVTWFEEPVSSDDLDGLARLRSSGGPDIAAGEYGYDLPYFARMVPAVDCLQIDVTRCGGYTEWQRCAALAAAANREVSAHCAPNLSAHIAVATQNFRHIEWFADHDRIERHFFEGCLDPGGGTVTPSLSEPGHGLTFQPDAAAEYLA; translated from the coding sequence GTGACCCAGCGGTCCCCGGTCCTCGACCGGGTGACGGCGGACGCGTACCGGGTGCCCACGCCCGCACCGGAGGGCGACGGCACGCTCGCATGGGACAGCACCACGATCATCGTCACGCAGGTGGCGGCGGGACCGGTGACCGGGCTGGGTTGGACCTACGCCGACGCGTCGTGCGTTCCGTTGATCGAGGGCAAGCTGGCGCCGGTGGTCACCGGGCGTCCGCTGGCCGACGTGCCGGGGTGCTGGACGGCGATGCAGCGGGCCATCCGGAACCTCGGCCGTCCCGGCCTGGTTTCCTGCGCGCTGTCGGCGATCGACATCGCGCTGTGGGACGCCGCGGCGCGGTGGCTGGAGCTGCCGGTGAGCCGGCTGCTCGGCCGGGTGTACGAGCGGGTGGCGCTGTACGGCAGCGGCGGCTTCACCACGATGCCGGACGACGAGTTCAGCCTGCAGCTGCGGCAGTGGGTGCACGAGCAGGACATTCCGCGGGTCAAGATCAAGATCGGCGAGTCCTGGGGCACCGAAGTGGAGCGCGACCTCGCGCGGATCCGGTTGGCACGGCAAGTGGTGGGCGAGGACGCCGACCTGTACGTGGATGCCAACGGCGCTTATTCGGTCGGGCAGGCGGCGCGGTTGCTCGAGCCGTTGCGGGAGCTGGGCGTGACCTGGTTCGAGGAGCCGGTTTCCAGCGACGACCTGGACGGACTGGCCCGGCTGCGGTCGTCCGGTGGGCCGGACATCGCCGCCGGCGAGTACGGCTACGATCTGCCCTACTTCGCCCGCATGGTGCCCGCGGTGGACTGTCTGCAAATCGATGTGACCCGCTGTGGTGGCTACACCGAGTGGCAGCGGTGCGCGGCGCTCGCCGCGGCGGCCAACCGTGAGGTGTCCGCGCATTGCGCGCCCAACCTGTCCGCGCACATCGCCGTGGCGACCCAGAACTTCCGCCACATCGAGTGGTTCGCCGACCACGACCGCATCGAGCGGCACTTCTTCGAAGGCTGCCTCGACCCCGGCGGCGGCACCGTCACCCCGTCCCTGTCCGAGCCCGGCCACGGGTTGACGTTCCAGCCCGACGCCGCCGCCGAATACCTGGCCTGA
- a CDS encoding FAD-binding and (Fe-S)-binding domain-containing protein: MTAVDLPDPLVHRPHPDVDVEAMATALRDRVRGEVRFDSGTRAAYSTDASNFRQVPLGVVVPRSPDDAADALDVAREFGAPVLSRGGGTSLAGQCTNTAVVLDWSKYCTKLESVDADARTCVVQPGIVLDELNRQLADTGLRFGPEPATHMNCTLGGMIGNNSCGATAQRTGKVVDNIARLEVLLPDGTRFWCGETSDEEYERIEHRGDPRAAVYRQLRRLRDEYADEVRRRFPDIPRRVSGYNLDSLLPEHRFDVAGLLVGSESTLVTVLRAELKLVPVLPERTLVVLGYPDIATAADAVPAILPHEPIALEGVDHKLIRDQQIKSLNPRALAELPEGRAFLMVQFGAETAEEVERRAHGLLDALRDTDNEADVAFLDDPDRENELWQVREAGLGATAHVPGKADTFEGWEDSAVSPHRLGEYLRKLSELYREFGYASDTGPSLYGHFGQGCVHTRIPFDLYTAEGVAHYRRFMESAADLVAGMGGSFSGEHGDGQSRGELLSRMFGTELVTAFGRLKAVFDPDDRMNPGKIVAPYRLDENLRLGGDWSPADPQGLHFRFPNDGGSFAQAANRCVGVGRCRQHSTEGGQVMCPSYQVTGEEEHSTRGRARLLFEMLGGHGDGPLTDGWRSEAVKDALDLCLACKGCKTDCPANVDMATYKAEFLAHHYAGRPWQRPRSDFTMGWLPAIARLVGRLHAGPVINALTHMPGLSRLATRAAGVEDREIPRFAGETLQQWFARRGPAGSGARGTVMLWPDTFTGYFHPRIGQAAVRVLEDAGWRVTMPEKPLCCGLTWISTGQLGVAKRILSRTVRELAPHVREGGLVLGLEPSCTAVFRSDAPELFPGDQDVRRLRGQTVTLAELLTEHSPGYQPPKVAAEAIAQVHCHQHAVLGWDADRSLLHEAGVDAEQLDSGCCGLAGNFGFEKGHKEVSEACAERVLLPRVREAGEDTVVLADGFSCRTQIHELDSNGRDGVHLAELLARGLDAPAAKEQA; encoded by the coding sequence ATGACCGCCGTCGACCTTCCGGACCCGCTGGTGCACCGTCCCCATCCCGACGTCGATGTGGAGGCGATGGCCACCGCCCTGCGGGACCGGGTGCGCGGGGAAGTGCGGTTCGACAGCGGCACGCGCGCCGCGTACTCGACCGACGCCTCGAACTTCCGCCAGGTGCCGCTCGGCGTGGTCGTGCCCCGGTCGCCGGACGACGCGGCCGACGCGCTCGACGTGGCGCGGGAGTTCGGCGCGCCGGTGCTCTCCCGCGGCGGTGGCACCAGCCTCGCCGGGCAGTGCACGAACACCGCGGTCGTGCTCGACTGGTCGAAGTACTGCACGAAGCTGGAGTCAGTCGACGCGGACGCGCGCACCTGCGTGGTGCAGCCCGGGATCGTGCTGGACGAGCTGAACCGGCAGCTCGCCGACACCGGCCTGCGGTTCGGGCCGGAACCGGCCACCCACATGAACTGCACGCTAGGCGGCATGATCGGCAACAACTCCTGCGGCGCCACCGCCCAGCGCACCGGCAAGGTGGTGGACAACATCGCCCGGCTCGAGGTGCTGCTGCCGGACGGGACCCGGTTCTGGTGCGGGGAAACCAGCGACGAGGAGTACGAGCGGATCGAGCACCGCGGTGACCCGCGGGCCGCGGTGTACCGGCAGCTGCGCCGGCTGCGCGACGAGTACGCCGACGAGGTCCGCCGCCGGTTCCCGGACATTCCCCGGCGGGTGTCGGGCTACAACCTCGACTCGTTGCTGCCCGAGCACCGGTTCGACGTCGCCGGCCTGCTGGTCGGCTCGGAGTCCACTTTGGTCACCGTGCTGCGTGCGGAGCTGAAGCTGGTTCCGGTGCTGCCCGAGCGGACGCTGGTCGTGCTCGGCTACCCCGACATCGCCACCGCGGCCGACGCGGTGCCCGCGATCCTCCCGCACGAGCCGATCGCGCTCGAAGGAGTCGACCACAAGCTGATCCGCGACCAGCAGATCAAGAGTCTCAATCCGCGTGCGCTGGCCGAACTGCCCGAAGGCCGGGCGTTCCTGATGGTCCAGTTCGGTGCCGAGACTGCCGAAGAGGTCGAACGTCGCGCGCACGGGCTGCTGGACGCCCTGCGCGACACCGACAACGAAGCCGACGTCGCCTTCCTCGACGATCCCGACCGGGAGAACGAGCTGTGGCAGGTCCGCGAAGCCGGGCTGGGTGCCACCGCGCACGTGCCCGGCAAGGCCGACACCTTCGAAGGCTGGGAAGACTCGGCGGTGTCCCCGCACCGCCTCGGCGAGTACCTGCGGAAGCTGAGCGAGCTGTACCGGGAGTTCGGGTACGCCAGCGACACCGGCCCGAGCCTGTACGGCCACTTCGGACAGGGCTGCGTGCACACCCGGATTCCGTTCGACCTCTACACCGCCGAGGGCGTCGCCCACTACCGGCGGTTCATGGAAAGCGCCGCGGACCTCGTCGCCGGCATGGGCGGGTCGTTCTCCGGTGAGCACGGCGACGGGCAGTCGCGCGGTGAGCTGCTGTCCCGGATGTTCGGCACGGAGCTGGTCACCGCGTTCGGCAGGCTCAAGGCCGTGTTCGATCCGGACGACCGGATGAACCCGGGCAAGATCGTGGCCCCGTACCGGCTCGACGAGAACCTGCGGCTCGGCGGGGACTGGTCGCCCGCCGATCCGCAGGGGCTGCATTTCCGGTTCCCGAACGACGGCGGGTCGTTCGCCCAGGCCGCCAACCGCTGCGTCGGGGTCGGCCGGTGCCGCCAGCACAGCACCGAGGGCGGCCAGGTGATGTGCCCCTCCTACCAGGTGACCGGTGAGGAGGAGCACTCCACGCGCGGCCGGGCGCGGCTGCTGTTCGAAATGCTCGGCGGGCACGGCGACGGTCCGCTCACCGACGGCTGGCGATCGGAGGCGGTCAAGGACGCGCTGGACTTGTGTCTGGCGTGCAAGGGATGCAAGACCGACTGTCCGGCCAATGTGGACATGGCGACGTACAAGGCGGAGTTCCTCGCGCACCATTACGCGGGGCGGCCGTGGCAGCGGCCGCGGTCGGACTTCACGATGGGCTGGCTGCCCGCGATCGCCCGGCTCGTCGGCCGGCTGCACGCCGGGCCGGTGATCAACGCGCTGACCCACATGCCGGGTCTGTCCCGGCTGGCCACCCGCGCGGCCGGGGTCGAGGACCGCGAAATCCCGCGGTTCGCCGGGGAAACCCTGCAACAATGGTTCGCCCGGCGCGGTCCGGCCGGCAGCGGCGCACGCGGGACAGTCATGCTGTGGCCGGACACCTTCACCGGCTACTTCCACCCGCGCATCGGCCAGGCGGCGGTCCGGGTGCTCGAAGACGCCGGCTGGCGGGTCACCATGCCGGAGAAGCCGCTCTGCTGCGGGCTCACCTGGATCTCGACCGGACAGCTCGGCGTGGCCAAGCGGATTCTCTCGCGTACCGTGCGCGAGCTGGCCCCGCACGTCCGCGAAGGCGGGCTCGTGCTGGGCCTGGAACCCAGCTGTACCGCGGTGTTCCGTTCCGACGCGCCGGAGTTGTTCCCCGGCGACCAGGACGTCCGCCGGCTGCGCGGGCAGACGGTCACGCTCGCCGAACTGCTCACCGAGCATTCACCGGGTTATCAACCACCGAAGGTGGCCGCGGAGGCGATCGCGCAGGTGCACTGTCACCAGCACGCGGTGCTGGGCTGGGACGCCGACCGGAGTTTGCTGCACGAGGCCGGGGTGGACGCCGAACAGCTCGACTCCGGCTGCTGCGGCCTCGCCGGAAACTTCGGTTTCGAGAAGGGCCACAAGGAAGTCAGCGAAGCCTGCGCGGAACGGGTGCTGCTGCCGCGGGTCCGAGAAGCAGGCGAGGACACTGTCGTGCTGGCGGACGGGTTCAGCTGCCGCACGCAGATCCACGAACTCGACAGCAACGGCCGCGACGGTGTCCACCTCGCCGAACTGCTGGCAAGGGGACTGGATGCCCCCGCCGCGAAGGAGCAAGCATGA
- a CDS encoding SDR family oxidoreductase gives MTVSGSRDQVVVVTGASGGIGRAVARAFGAQHHRVALLARGEAGLNAAADEIRRAGGTALPIPTDVADHSQVEAAADRVERELGPIDTWVNVAFTSVFARAWDIRPEEFRRITEVTYLGYVHGTLAALKRMRPRDSGTVVQVGSALAYRGIPLQSAYCGSKHAIQGFNEALRCELLAERSKVHVTMVQMPAVNTPQFSWVLSRLPRHAQPVPPIYQPEVAAEAVLHAAAHPRRREYWVGGSTVGTLIANAVAPGVLDRYLAKTGIKSQQTKQPTPADQPANLWQPADGRGGDDFGAHGEFDSTSSSRSPQLWASRHHGVLAACGGALTAAALTLWRTRR, from the coding sequence ATGACCGTCTCCGGCAGCCGTGACCAGGTCGTCGTCGTGACCGGTGCGAGCGGCGGCATCGGCCGCGCCGTGGCTCGCGCGTTCGGCGCGCAGCATCACCGCGTCGCGTTGCTCGCCCGCGGCGAAGCGGGGCTGAACGCGGCCGCGGACGAGATCCGCCGGGCCGGCGGCACGGCGTTGCCCATCCCGACCGACGTGGCCGACCACAGCCAGGTGGAAGCGGCGGCGGACCGTGTCGAACGTGAACTCGGCCCGATCGACACGTGGGTGAACGTCGCGTTCACCTCGGTTTTCGCCCGCGCCTGGGACATCCGGCCGGAGGAGTTCCGCCGCATCACCGAGGTCACCTACCTCGGCTACGTGCACGGCACGCTGGCCGCGCTCAAGAGGATGCGGCCCCGCGACAGCGGCACCGTCGTACAGGTCGGCTCGGCGCTGGCCTATCGCGGGATTCCGCTGCAAAGCGCTTACTGCGGGTCGAAACACGCCATCCAGGGCTTCAACGAGGCGCTGCGGTGCGAGCTGCTCGCCGAGCGCAGCAAGGTGCACGTCACCATGGTGCAGATGCCCGCCGTCAACACCCCGCAGTTCTCCTGGGTGCTCTCGCGGCTGCCGCGCCACGCCCAGCCGGTCCCGCCGATCTACCAGCCCGAAGTCGCTGCCGAAGCGGTGCTGCACGCCGCAGCCCACCCTCGTCGCCGGGAGTACTGGGTCGGCGGCAGCACCGTGGGCACGTTGATCGCCAACGCCGTCGCGCCCGGGGTGCTGGACCGCTATCTGGCGAAGACCGGCATCAAGTCCCAGCAGACCAAGCAGCCGACTCCCGCCGACCAGCCGGCGAACCTGTGGCAGCCGGCGGACGGCCGCGGCGGTGACGACTTCGGTGCACACGGGGAGTTCGACAGCACGTCCTCGTCGCGCAGTCCGCAGCTGTGGGCCAGCCGGCACCACGGCGTGCTGGCGGCCTGCGGTGGCGCGCTCACCGCGGCCGCGCTGACGTTGTGGCGCACCCGCCGGTGA